One region of Brassica napus cultivar Da-Ae chromosome A10, Da-Ae, whole genome shotgun sequence genomic DNA includes:
- the LOC111201472 gene encoding 30S ribosomal protein S13, chloroplastic-like: protein MAQMVAMPLAHSLSLICSWTKSNPLSRNTLALPPSNAPSKQSLSIRCARVGGVEIPSNKRIEYSLQYIHGIGRTRARQILVDLQMENKITKDMAEEELIVLRDEVSKYMIEGDLRRFNALAIKRLKEIQCYRGVRHIQGLPCRGQRTKNNCRTLKGKKIAIAGKKKVSK from the exons ATGGCGCAGATGGTTGCGATGCCCCTAGCGCACTCGCTCTCACTCATTTGCAGCTGGACTAAATCGAATCCTCTCTCTCGCAACACTCTTGCTCTCCCACCTTCGAACGCTCCCAGT AAGCAGAGTCTAAGCATCCGATGTGCTCGTGTTGGAGGTGTGGAGATTCCGAGTAACAAGAGGATCGAATACTCTCTTCAGTACATTCACGGCATTGGCCGAACTAGGGCTCGTCAGATCCTCGTTGATCTCCAGATGGAGAACAAAATCACCAAAGACATGGCTGAGGAAGAGCTCATCGTGCTTCGTGATGAAGTCTCCAAGTATATGATCGAGGGTGATCTG AGGAGATTCAATGCGCTTGCTATCAAGAGATTGAAGGAGATTCAGTGTTACCGTGGGGTAAGGCACATCCAAGGGCTGCCGTGTCGTGGACAGAGGACCAAGAACAACTGCAGAACTCTTAAGGGCAAGAAGATCGCCATTGCTGGCAAGAAGAAAGTTTCCAAGTAA
- the LOC106372066 gene encoding probable carboxylesterase 16 yields MPSVAVKLYSVFFKLLLKHRLHNLISSPPSPDPFGVSTRSDESVAAANPSFTDGVATKDIHIDPMTSLTVRIFLPESALSPSELPRGEDDSHSHPHDPRSDRRHSHVVIPLNQTSPERNESRRKSYEPYGGYAPSAKRSSRKLPVMLQFHGGGWVAGGSDSAANDFFCRRIAKVCDVIVLAVGYRLAPENRYPAAFEDGVKVLNWLGKQANLADCCKSNRRVNGVELKKLNVQGHIVDAFGASMVEPWLAAHADPSRCVLLGVSCGGNIADYVARKAVEAGKLLEPVKVVAQVLMYPFFIGNNPTQSEIKLANSYFYDKSVSALAWKLFLPEKELDFDHPAANPLAHNRSGPPLKLMPPTLTVVAEHDWMRDRAIAYAEELRKVNVDSPVLEYKDAVHEFATLDMLLKTPQAQACAEDIAIWVKKYISLRGHEFSY; encoded by the exons ATGCCAAGCGTAGCTGTGAAACTCTACAGCgtcttcttcaagctcctccTCAAACACCGTCTCCACAACCTCATCTCATCTCCCCCCTCGCCTGATCCCTTCGGCGTCTCCACCCGATCCGATGAATCCGTCGCCGCCGCGAACCCTTCCTTCACCGACGGCGTCGCGACCAAAGACATCCACATCGATCCGATGACGTCGCTCACGGTCCGTATCTTCCTCCCCGAATCAGCTCTCTCTCCGTCCGAGCTTCCCCGCGGAGAAGACgattctcattctcatcctcACGATCCCAGATCCGATCGGAGACACAGCCACGTCGTCATCCCTCTTAATCAAACCTCTCCGGAGAGGAACGAGTCTCGGAGGAAGAGCTACGAACCTTACGGAGGATACGCGCCGTCGGCGAAGAGGAGTTCGCGTAAATTGCCGGTGATGTTGCAGTTTCACGGCGGAGGTTGGGTGGCCGGAGGTTCTGACTCGGCGGCGAACGACTTCTTTTGTCGGAGGATAGCTAAAGTGTGCGACGTGATTGTGTTGGCGGTAGGGTATAGGCTTGCGCCTGAGAATAGGTATCCTGCGGCGTTTGAGGATGGGGTTAAGGTGCTGAATTGGCTTGGGAAGCAAGCTAATTTAGCTGATTGTTGTAAGTCTAATAGACGCGTTAATGGGGTTGAGCTGAAGAAACTGAATGTTCAAGGTCACATTGTTGATGCTTTTGGTGCTTCTATGGTTGAGCCTTGGCTTGCAGCTCATGCTGATCCTTCCAG ATGTGTTCTTTTGGGGGTGAGCTGTGGAGGGAACATAGCAGACTACGTAGCTCGGAAAGCAGTGGAAGCTGGGAAACTTCTAGAGCCGGTTAAAGTCGTTGCACAGGTTCTAATGTACCCATTCTTCATCGGGAACAACCCAACACAGTCGGAGATAAAGCTAGCAAACTCTTACTTTTACGACAAGTCTGTCTCTGCTCTCGCCTGGAAACTCTTCTTACCAGAGAAAGAGTTGGACTTTGACCACCCGGCAGCAAACCCGCTTGCTCATAACCGGAGCGGACCACCTCTGAAGCTAATGCCTCCGACTCTTACAGTAGTGGCGGAGCATGACTGGATGAGAGATCGAGCCATTGCTTACGCTGAGGAGCTTAGGAAAGTGAACGTAGATTCTCCAGTTTTGGAATACAAAGACGCGGTTCATGAGTTTGCAACGCTTGATATGCTTCTCAAGACTCCTCAGGCACAGGCATGCGCCGAAGATATTGCTATTTGGGTCAAGAAATACATTTCACTACGAGGCCATGAGTTCTCTTACTAA